Proteins encoded within one genomic window of Streptomyces sp. NBC_01314:
- a CDS encoding MarR family winged helix-turn-helix transcriptional regulator — protein MSEQAGISTAKEAADHELVLAFGRLQGAANRLEYILGRALEVECGISHLMFEVLLILGRAGEPGLPMRAIAQEQILTTGGATRLVDRMEAAGLVTREESPADRRGKLVRLTPLGEETTVRAAVVHVENIKKHFISPLPVADRERFAEDLRILSHTARDVLPRLP, from the coding sequence GTGAGCGAGCAGGCAGGGATCAGTACGGCCAAGGAGGCCGCCGACCACGAACTCGTCCTGGCGTTCGGGCGGCTGCAAGGGGCGGCCAACCGGCTGGAGTACATCCTCGGGCGGGCGCTCGAAGTCGAGTGCGGCATCAGCCACCTGATGTTCGAGGTGCTGCTGATCCTCGGGCGGGCGGGCGAGCCGGGACTGCCCATGCGGGCCATCGCCCAGGAGCAGATCCTCACCACCGGCGGAGCGACCCGCCTGGTGGACCGCATGGAGGCGGCCGGGCTCGTGACCCGGGAGGAGTCCCCTGCCGACCGGCGGGGAAAGCTGGTCCGGCTGACTCCGCTGGGCGAGGAGACGACAGTTCGCGCCGCCGTGGTCCATGTCGAGAACATCAAGAAGCACTTCATCAGCCCTCTCCCGGTGGCAGACCGCGAGCGGTTCGCGGAGGATCTTCGCATCCTCAGTCATACGGCTCGGGACGTACTGCCCCGGCTGCCCTGA
- a CDS encoding alpha/beta hydrolase: MTMPPPPFDPELAAVLAELGDQAPTTATPDDIPAARERLNGEVPLLSNGELNCGGLFDIQERSVPGPPGAPDVSLLICRPTSVPGPRPIVYFTHPGGMIVGTNRLGLPLDWAEELGLVVVSVEYRLAPEHPHPAPVEDCYAGLLWTAAHAEEIGGDPDRVVLAGGSAGGGLAAALALLARDRRGPRPLGQLLMCPMLDDRNDTASARQMAGLGVWDRTANETGWKALLGEARGTDDVEPYAAPARATDLSGLPPAFIDVGSAETFRDEDVTYATRIWQAGGSAELHVWPGGFHGFDGLVPQAALSVDAREARLRWLRRLLGE, encoded by the coding sequence ATGACCATGCCCCCTCCGCCGTTCGACCCGGAGCTGGCCGCCGTTCTCGCCGAACTGGGCGACCAGGCGCCGACCACCGCGACCCCGGACGACATCCCCGCGGCGAGAGAGCGGCTCAATGGCGAGGTCCCCCTCCTGTCGAACGGCGAACTGAACTGTGGCGGGCTCTTCGACATACAGGAGCGGTCGGTGCCCGGCCCGCCGGGCGCGCCGGACGTCTCGCTGCTGATCTGTCGGCCCACCTCCGTGCCGGGTCCACGCCCGATCGTCTACTTCACTCACCCCGGCGGCATGATCGTGGGCACCAACCGACTGGGCCTGCCCCTGGACTGGGCCGAGGAACTGGGTCTGGTCGTGGTGTCGGTGGAGTACCGGCTCGCTCCCGAGCATCCGCACCCGGCACCGGTCGAGGACTGCTACGCGGGCCTTCTGTGGACGGCCGCGCACGCCGAGGAGATCGGCGGCGATCCGGACCGCGTCGTCCTGGCCGGAGGAAGCGCGGGCGGTGGACTCGCCGCGGCCCTGGCCCTCCTCGCACGAGACCGCCGGGGCCCTCGCCCCCTCGGCCAGTTGCTGATGTGCCCGATGCTCGACGACCGCAACGACACCGCGTCCGCCCGCCAGATGGCAGGACTCGGCGTATGGGACCGCACCGCCAACGAAACGGGCTGGAAAGCGCTGTTGGGCGAGGCGCGCGGCACCGACGACGTCGAGCCCTACGCCGCCCCGGCCCGCGCGACCGACCTCTCCGGTCTGCCTCCGGCCTTCATCGACGTCGGCTCCGCGGAGACCTTCCGGGACGAGGACGTCACGTACGCCACCAGGATCTGGCAGGCCGGGGGCAGCGCCGAACTGCATGTGTGGCCGGGCGGCTTCCATGGCTTCGACGGCCTCGTGCCCCAGGCAGCCCTCTCGGTCGACGCCCGCGAGGCGCGTCTGCGGTGGCTCCGGCGACTGCTGGGAGAATGA
- a CDS encoding nuclear transport factor 2 family protein, with product MSEFATSTAPADVVRRQYLASAAGDLEALRATLAPDVEWTEMAGFPLAGTYRTPDGVTANVMEKLGQDWDGWTAHDDTYVVDGENVVVLARYTAVNKATTKAIDVRVAHHFVVRGGLIVRFEQFVDTALVRDAAAP from the coding sequence ATGAGCGAGTTCGCCACCTCCACCGCACCCGCCGACGTCGTACGCCGCCAGTACCTCGCCTCCGCCGCCGGCGACCTCGAGGCCCTGCGCGCCACCCTCGCCCCCGACGTGGAGTGGACGGAGATGGCCGGCTTCCCCCTCGCCGGGACCTACCGCACCCCCGACGGTGTCACCGCCAACGTGATGGAGAAGCTCGGCCAGGACTGGGACGGCTGGACCGCCCACGACGACACCTACGTCGTCGACGGCGAGAACGTCGTCGTCCTCGCCCGCTACACCGCCGTCAACAAGGCCACCACCAAAGCGATCGACGTCCGCGTCGCGCACCACTTCGTCGTACGCGGTGGACTCATCGTCCGCTTCGAACAGTTCGTCGACACCGCCCTCGTCCGTGATGCGGCGGCACCCTGA
- a CDS encoding LacI family DNA-binding transcriptional regulator, with the protein MEPTAPRRRITIVDVARHAGVSVTSVSKVLRNAYGASPEMQVKVRLSMDELGYRPHAGARGLRGQTYTIGVMLPDIRNPFFPEILDGVTDALEETDYQVFLGPGCNGEKAEARVTEAMIDRGMDGLILVAPVSSRAHLEHVAATVPTVVVGRHGSSPVYDTVTDDDVEGAALVVRHLAALGHHRIAHVEHHETDPTRLAEMPNARRADGYRQAMRAHGLAERIDVISTSYSQEGGHRAARELLARPAAARPTALFAGADIVAMGVLEALADAGLSVPGDLSVAGYDNTTFAAFGLISLTSVDQAGQEMGRNAVRLLLDRIADRDRTSAQVTLSPTLVPRRSTARPAQ; encoded by the coding sequence ATGGAGCCGACAGCACCACGTCGCAGGATCACCATCGTCGACGTCGCGCGACACGCCGGGGTCTCCGTCACCTCCGTGTCCAAGGTGCTGCGCAACGCCTACGGGGCCAGCCCCGAGATGCAGGTCAAAGTGCGCCTCTCGATGGACGAGTTGGGCTATCGGCCGCACGCGGGCGCCCGAGGCCTCCGGGGGCAGACGTACACCATCGGCGTGATGCTGCCCGACATCCGCAACCCGTTCTTCCCGGAGATTCTCGACGGCGTCACCGATGCACTGGAGGAGACCGACTACCAGGTGTTCCTGGGGCCGGGCTGCAACGGCGAGAAGGCGGAGGCCAGGGTCACCGAGGCCATGATCGACCGCGGCATGGACGGCCTCATCCTGGTCGCACCGGTCTCCTCACGCGCACATCTGGAGCATGTCGCCGCCACGGTTCCGACCGTCGTCGTCGGCCGCCACGGATCCTCTCCGGTGTACGACACCGTGACCGACGACGATGTCGAGGGGGCGGCCCTGGTCGTCCGTCACCTCGCCGCTCTCGGACACCACCGGATCGCCCACGTCGAGCATCACGAGACCGATCCGACGCGCCTCGCGGAGATGCCCAACGCCCGGCGCGCGGACGGATATCGGCAGGCCATGAGGGCGCACGGGCTGGCGGAGCGGATCGATGTGATCTCCACCAGCTACAGCCAGGAGGGTGGTCACCGGGCGGCACGGGAACTGTTGGCCCGGCCCGCCGCCGCCCGGCCGACGGCCCTCTTCGCCGGGGCGGACATCGTCGCCATGGGCGTGCTCGAAGCACTCGCCGACGCCGGTCTGTCCGTTCCGGGCGACCTCTCTGTGGCCGGCTACGACAACACCACGTTCGCCGCGTTCGGCCTGATCTCGCTCACCAGCGTCGACCAGGCCGGCCAGGAGATGGGCCGGAACGCCGTACGGCTCCTCCTGGACCGGATCGCCGATCGTGACCGCACGTCGGCCCAGGTCACCCTCTCCCCCACGCTCGTGCCGCGCCGGTCCACGGCACGACCGGCGCAGTGA
- a CDS encoding LacI family DNA-binding transcriptional regulator encodes MDGTSRGRRATSGDVAREAGVSRATVSYVLNDTPHQKIADATRRRVREAAARLGYAPSAAARTLRTGRSDIVLGVLPDWPIQHVLGRLIQQLTNAFAEHEFTFLVHSSAQPARPLREIWRALTPAAVLALNEFPETEAEAMRAVGIEVVMTMHGSASGDVRSRLVSEEPIGALQARHLAGSHHRLGYAYPDLPRLDVLARPRLEGVRNVCAERGLPEPHVRTVPLELNGAMEAVKTWLAADPPVTGICAFNDDIAMAVLLALQSLGLRAPHDLAVIGVDDIPSSALLRPSLTTVVRDTDTLARGLARRVVDALDRKEAPADPVEDPLRVEVRDSA; translated from the coding sequence ATGGACGGGACGTCCAGAGGCAGACGGGCGACCAGCGGGGACGTCGCACGGGAGGCCGGAGTCTCGCGGGCGACGGTCAGCTACGTCCTCAACGACACCCCGCACCAGAAGATCGCCGACGCGACGCGTCGCCGGGTGCGGGAGGCCGCCGCCCGGCTCGGCTACGCGCCCTCGGCCGCCGCGCGCACCCTGCGGACGGGGCGTTCGGACATCGTGCTCGGCGTGCTGCCGGACTGGCCGATCCAGCATGTGCTCGGACGCCTCATCCAGCAGCTGACCAACGCCTTCGCCGAACACGAGTTCACCTTCCTCGTGCACTCGTCGGCGCAGCCCGCCCGGCCCCTGCGGGAGATCTGGCGGGCCCTGACACCCGCCGCGGTCCTGGCCCTCAACGAGTTCCCCGAGACCGAGGCCGAGGCCATGCGCGCGGTGGGCATCGAGGTCGTCATGACGATGCACGGCTCGGCGTCGGGAGACGTCCGATCCCGGCTGGTGTCCGAGGAACCGATCGGCGCGCTGCAGGCCCGCCATCTCGCCGGCTCGCACCATCGGCTCGGCTACGCCTACCCGGACCTGCCACGACTCGACGTCCTGGCCCGGCCGCGGCTGGAGGGTGTCCGCAACGTCTGCGCCGAACGCGGACTTCCCGAGCCCCACGTCCGCACCGTCCCGCTGGAGCTGAACGGCGCCATGGAGGCGGTGAAGACATGGCTCGCGGCCGACCCTCCGGTGACGGGCATCTGCGCGTTCAACGACGACATCGCCATGGCCGTGCTGCTGGCCCTGCAGTCCCTCGGGCTGCGCGCCCCGCACGACCTCGCCGTGATCGGCGTCGACGACATCCCCAGCTCGGCCCTGCTGCGACCGTCGCTGACCACGGTCGTCCGCGACACCGACACCCTCGCCCGCGGGCTGGCCCGCCGTGTCGTCGACGCGCTCGACCGGAAGGAGGCTCCGGCCGACCCCGTCGAGGACCCGCTGCGGGTCGAGGTGCGGGACTCGGCCTGA
- a CDS encoding alpha-L-rhamnosidase C-terminal domain-containing protein: MGDSKNHMILPQIEEWFHSGVVGIRQARGKAGRRQLVIDPRPVGDLTRAEGSYGTPYGVVSARWTRRNGRYRLDVELPPNTTAEIRMPTGDHATHVVGSGRHTFTTRDL; encoded by the coding sequence ATGGGCGACTCCAAGAACCACATGATCCTGCCGCAGATCGAGGAGTGGTTCCACAGCGGTGTGGTGGGCATCCGCCAGGCGCGCGGCAAGGCCGGCCGGCGCCAGCTGGTCATCGACCCTCGCCCGGTCGGCGACCTCACCCGTGCCGAGGGCAGCTATGGCACCCCGTACGGCGTGGTCTCCGCGCGATGGACCCGCAGGAACGGCAGGTACCGGCTCGACGTGGAGCTCCCGCCGAACACCACGGCGGAGATCCGGATGCCCACCGGCGACCACGCCACCCATGTGGTCGGCTCCGGCCGGCACACGTTCACCACCCGCGATCTGTGA
- a CDS encoding MBL fold metallo-hydrolase yields the protein MSTLAFKVLDLDFPAGSKNKTATLVTGETEALLVDAAFTRADGHRLAAEILDSGKNLTTVFVSHADPDFYFGAEVIADAFPDAVFVATPIVIDHIQHSYEGKLKAWAALGANLPTRLVDLTPLTDDLTLEGHRFALRGGPAGLPDRHYLWQAEHRALLGGVLLFQQEHVWVADTATPGDRAAWIDLLDEMAALDPQLVVPGHRLPGTPADASAIAATRAYLLAFEEELDKAADGAALTEALIKRYPDNGMLIAAQIGAKVAKGEMKWG from the coding sequence GTGAGCACCCTCGCCTTCAAGGTCCTCGACCTGGACTTCCCGGCCGGCAGCAAGAACAAGACCGCCACCCTCGTCACCGGCGAGACCGAGGCGCTGCTGGTCGACGCCGCCTTCACCCGCGCCGACGGTCACCGGCTGGCCGCCGAGATCCTCGACTCCGGCAAGAACCTGACAACCGTCTTCGTCAGCCATGCCGACCCCGACTTCTACTTCGGCGCCGAAGTGATCGCCGACGCCTTCCCCGACGCCGTGTTCGTCGCCACCCCGATCGTCATCGACCACATCCAGCACTCCTACGAGGGCAAGCTCAAGGCGTGGGCCGCCCTCGGCGCGAACCTCCCCACCCGCCTGGTCGACCTGACCCCGCTGACCGACGACCTCACCCTGGAGGGCCACCGCTTCGCGCTCCGGGGCGGCCCCGCCGGCCTGCCCGACCGCCACTACCTCTGGCAGGCCGAGCACCGCGCCCTCCTCGGCGGCGTCCTGCTCTTCCAGCAGGAGCACGTCTGGGTCGCCGACACCGCCACCCCCGGCGACCGCGCCGCCTGGATCGACCTGCTCGACGAGATGGCCGCCCTGGACCCGCAACTCGTCGTCCCCGGCCACCGCCTGCCCGGCACCCCGGCCGACGCCTCCGCGATCGCCGCCACCCGCGCCTACCTCCTCGCCTTCGAAGAGGAACTGGACAAGGCCGCCGACGGCGCCGCCCTCACCGAAGCCCTCATCAAGCGCTACCCCGACAACGGCATGCTCATCGCCGCCCAGATCGGTGCGAAGGTCGCCAAGGGCGAAATGAAGTGGGGCTGA
- a CDS encoding family 78 glycoside hydrolase catalytic domain yields MSGGTSAAAEESPRPHDSPVGGLTVEHRTDPLGVDADRPRFGWRTRSAVRGWRQGAYQILVASSPDRLTATRADVWNSGRVRSSDSVAVRYAGRSLRASTRYHWTVSVWDAEGRAAGTASPAVFETGLMSTDGVTGWDGARWIGMKGKALNSAGAPMLRKEETLRTGSRRQVRDARLYISALGVYEAHVNGHRVTVEQDGDPTVELLPPGWTNYDARVNYMTYDVTDLVPRAPDVTLALVLGNGWYNGRVSDGSTYYAKDGNALAVKAKLLIRYSDGTTQTVVTGTEDGWKATDTGPYRADDIYDGQTYDARRELRGWTSHGFDDTAWSDVERVAFEDRYPDVRLLAYPGESARFMARWDRRPQSVTVATGVTGQDGSPHGRGRIVVDPARTVTDPAKAATAPVTIGSGETAIFDLGQNMVGVARYGVRGPAGAKVEFGFAEILNDDSAGADGPEGSVYRANLRSAKATSTYILKGDPKGETHQDSLTFYGFRYVAVTASDTVTITRLTGKVATSAVREIGTVTTNDPDVDKLASNIRWGQRGNYLWVPTDCPQRDERLGWTGDTQVFATTGLYNVDAGAFLSHFQDTVVDSQSIYGADQAQYTGVAPGGRYNFPGGGSGWADCGVVLPWTVWQMTGDTTVVERNWPSMVRYLDWIQEQTGDTYAGQGSLTGDWLAPQKTSAQLMSDVYYGYSARLMSRMARAIGRDAEAETYERLFGRIKQAFITKYLSTEGGRVTVRSSLGAASPIEPGSDPNQKTEDNSQSALLWVLKLGFYETEAQRRTLVGLLADDIGNDAAYKEAHPDSIRVRYAENTLSVGFLGVNVLAPVLTDEGRADLAYKLLHQDALPSWLFSVKNGATTVWERWNSYSEDSGFGPVGMNSFNHYAYGAIMEWMYAYMAGIARDPDGPGFKRFVLQPHLDPTGRITRVSGTYESPYGEIRSAWQVEGGGRTLTYEVVVPANSEATLRVPAASADSVREGRTPLARVDGVRLLGHSDGVSSYHLPSGRYRLTADLR; encoded by the coding sequence ATGTCAGGTGGAACGAGTGCGGCGGCGGAAGAATCCCCCCGCCCGCACGACAGCCCCGTAGGAGGGCTGACAGTGGAACACCGCACCGATCCCCTCGGTGTGGACGCCGACCGACCGCGCTTCGGGTGGCGTACGCGGTCCGCCGTCCGGGGCTGGCGGCAGGGGGCGTACCAGATCCTCGTCGCCAGTTCCCCGGACAGGCTGACCGCCACGCGTGCCGACGTCTGGAACAGCGGACGTGTGCGGTCCTCGGACTCGGTGGCCGTCCGCTACGCGGGCAGGTCATTGCGTGCCTCGACCCGTTACCACTGGACCGTAAGCGTCTGGGACGCCGAGGGCCGTGCGGCCGGCACCGCGTCTCCCGCCGTCTTCGAGACCGGCCTGATGAGCACCGACGGTGTGACCGGCTGGGACGGGGCGCGGTGGATCGGGATGAAGGGGAAGGCCCTCAACTCGGCCGGGGCCCCGATGCTGCGGAAGGAGGAGACCCTCAGGACCGGCAGCCGCCGGCAGGTGCGCGACGCGCGGTTGTACATCTCGGCCCTCGGCGTGTACGAGGCCCATGTCAACGGACACCGGGTGACCGTCGAACAGGACGGCGACCCCACGGTCGAACTCCTGCCGCCGGGCTGGACGAACTACGACGCCCGCGTCAACTACATGACCTATGACGTCACCGACCTCGTGCCACGCGCACCCGACGTCACCCTCGCCCTCGTCCTGGGCAACGGCTGGTACAACGGTCGTGTCTCCGACGGCAGCACCTACTACGCGAAGGACGGCAACGCCCTCGCGGTCAAGGCGAAGCTGCTGATCCGCTACTCGGACGGGACGACACAGACCGTCGTCACCGGGACGGAGGACGGCTGGAAGGCCACCGACACCGGCCCCTACCGGGCCGACGACATCTATGACGGCCAGACGTACGACGCCCGCAGGGAACTGCGCGGCTGGACCTCGCACGGATTCGACGACACCGCCTGGTCGGACGTGGAACGCGTCGCCTTCGAGGACAGGTACCCGGACGTGCGACTGCTCGCCTATCCGGGCGAGAGCGCGCGTTTCATGGCGCGCTGGGACCGGCGGCCGCAGTCCGTCACCGTCGCCACCGGCGTGACCGGACAGGACGGCAGCCCGCACGGCAGAGGGCGCATCGTCGTCGACCCGGCCCGCACCGTGACCGACCCCGCGAAGGCCGCCACCGCCCCGGTCACCATCGGCAGCGGCGAGACCGCGATCTTCGACCTCGGCCAGAACATGGTCGGCGTGGCCCGCTACGGCGTGCGCGGCCCGGCCGGCGCCAAGGTCGAGTTCGGGTTCGCCGAGATCCTCAACGACGACAGCGCCGGCGCCGACGGCCCCGAGGGTTCCGTCTACCGGGCCAACCTCCGCAGCGCCAAGGCCACCAGCACGTACATCCTCAAGGGCGACCCGAAGGGGGAGACCCATCAGGACTCCCTGACCTTCTACGGCTTCCGCTATGTGGCCGTCACGGCGTCGGACACCGTCACGATCACCCGGCTGACGGGCAAGGTCGCCACCTCCGCGGTCCGCGAGATCGGGACCGTCACGACGAACGATCCCGACGTCGACAAGCTGGCGAGCAACATCCGCTGGGGCCAGCGAGGCAACTACCTCTGGGTGCCCACCGACTGCCCGCAGCGCGACGAACGACTCGGCTGGACCGGCGACACCCAGGTCTTCGCCACGACCGGCCTCTACAACGTGGACGCCGGCGCCTTCCTCAGCCACTTCCAGGACACCGTCGTCGACTCCCAGAGCATCTACGGAGCGGACCAGGCGCAGTACACCGGCGTCGCGCCCGGCGGCCGCTACAACTTCCCCGGCGGCGGCAGCGGTTGGGCGGACTGCGGCGTCGTCCTCCCCTGGACCGTGTGGCAGATGACCGGCGACACGACCGTCGTCGAGCGCAACTGGCCGTCGATGGTCCGCTACCTCGACTGGATCCAGGAACAGACCGGCGACACCTACGCCGGACAGGGATCCCTCACCGGCGACTGGCTCGCCCCACAGAAGACCAGCGCCCAGCTCATGAGCGACGTCTACTACGGCTACTCCGCCCGGTTGATGTCACGGATGGCCCGAGCGATCGGCCGGGACGCGGAGGCGGAGACGTACGAGCGGCTCTTCGGACGTATCAAGCAGGCGTTCATCACCAAGTACCTGAGCACCGAGGGCGGCCGTGTCACCGTCCGGTCCAGCCTGGGGGCGGCCTCCCCGATCGAGCCGGGCTCCGACCCGAACCAGAAGACGGAGGACAACAGCCAGAGCGCGCTGCTGTGGGTCCTCAAGCTCGGCTTCTACGAGACCGAGGCGCAGCGCCGCACGCTCGTCGGACTCCTGGCGGACGACATCGGCAACGACGCGGCCTACAAGGAGGCGCACCCGGACAGCATCCGGGTCAGGTACGCCGAGAACACGCTGTCCGTCGGCTTCCTCGGCGTCAACGTCCTCGCTCCCGTCCTCACCGACGAGGGGCGCGCGGACCTGGCGTACAAGCTGCTGCACCAGGACGCGCTGCCGTCCTGGCTGTTCTCGGTGAAGAACGGTGCCACCACCGTGTGGGAACGCTGGAACTCCTACTCCGAGGACTCCGGGTTCGGCCCGGTCGGCATGAACTCCTTCAACCACTACGCCTACGGCGCGATCATGGAATGGATGTACGCGTACATGGCGGGCATCGCCCGCGACCCGGACGGCCCCGGCTTCAAGCGCTTCGTCCTGCAGCCCCATCTCGATCCCACGGGGAGGATCACCCGGGTCTCGGGCACCTACGAGTCGCCGTACGGTGAGATCCGCAGCGCGTGGCAGGTCGAGGGCGGGGGCCGGACCCTGACGTACGAGGTGGTCGTGCCCGCGAACAGCGAGGCCACCCTGCGCGTGCCGGCCGCCTCCGCGGACTCGGTCCGCGAGGGGCGCACCCCGCTGGCACGTGTGGACGGCGTGCGTCTCCTCGGCCACTCGGACGGCGTGTCCTCGTACCACCTGCCTTCCGGCCGGTACCGCCTGACCGCCGACCTGCGCTGA
- a CDS encoding DsbA family protein: MKLVYVFDAYCGWSHGFSVTLREVVSRHPELPVEVVSGGLFTGSRRVPIREFGHVQGANAQIAELTGAEFGEGYERLIADGSFVMDSEAAARGTAALRQTAPDRAAALATEVQHAFYADGRSLSDPATYRAVAEAAGLDSDAVVAAFESPEARAAAQADFRRAAELGVTGFPTLLAVEGDSVTPLAYGRATADEVDKRLASYAATLTS; this comes from the coding sequence ATGAAGCTGGTCTACGTTTTCGACGCCTACTGCGGCTGGTCCCACGGCTTCTCCGTGACCCTCCGCGAGGTGGTCTCCCGCCACCCCGAACTGCCGGTGGAGGTGGTCTCCGGCGGTCTGTTCACCGGATCGCGCCGGGTGCCGATCCGCGAGTTCGGTCATGTCCAGGGCGCGAACGCACAGATCGCGGAGCTGACCGGTGCCGAGTTCGGCGAGGGCTATGAGCGGCTGATCGCCGACGGTTCGTTCGTCATGGACTCCGAGGCCGCCGCCCGTGGCACGGCCGCGCTGCGTCAGACCGCCCCCGACCGGGCCGCGGCCCTGGCCACGGAGGTGCAGCACGCCTTCTACGCCGACGGCCGCAGCCTGTCGGACCCGGCCACGTACCGCGCGGTCGCCGAGGCCGCCGGACTGGACTCCGACGCGGTCGTGGCCGCCTTCGAGTCGCCCGAGGCGCGGGCTGCCGCCCAGGCCGACTTCCGCCGCGCGGCCGAGCTGGGTGTCACCGGATTCCCCACCCTGTTGGCCGTCGAGGGCGACTCCGTCACTCCCCTGGCCTACGGCCGCGCCACCGCGGACGAGGTCGACAAGCGGCTGGCGTCCTACGCGGCCACCCTTACCTCCTGA
- a CDS encoding ABC transporter substrate-binding protein, whose translation MSSFSRRHVLATGAGAALGVGALATSAGPAAASPARSRRTGGREETRTLDQLYRDALAEGGKLVVYAGGDTPTQQDGTKAAFKARFPEMDLTLIVDYSKYHDVRVDNQFATDTLVPDVVQFQTLQDFDRWKQQGRLLHYKPAGFSKVYDAFKDPEAAWVATGAIAFSFMYDTAAVGSRTPLTPLDLVDPKWKGRIASSFPHDDDAVLYLFSLYARTYGWDWVAGFAAQDVRFARGSNSPGDAVFGGQKAIGVGTAGSAVSTSPVTFAIGAGHPFMAWGQRMAILEQAKNSTAAKLFLNWQLSTEMQNGSFNGWSVRTDVTPPAGLKPIWKYPNANVDGFPRFMADRAGVERWKQTFALYFGEVKGDPTPGRLGLHPGA comes from the coding sequence ATGTCCAGCTTCAGCAGGCGACATGTCCTTGCCACCGGCGCCGGTGCCGCCCTCGGGGTCGGCGCGCTCGCCACCTCGGCAGGTCCGGCCGCCGCCTCGCCGGCGAGATCCCGCCGTACGGGCGGGCGCGAGGAGACCCGTACGCTCGACCAGCTGTACCGGGACGCCCTCGCGGAGGGCGGCAAGCTCGTCGTCTACGCGGGCGGCGACACCCCGACCCAGCAGGACGGCACCAAGGCGGCCTTCAAGGCCCGCTTCCCCGAGATGGACCTGACGCTGATCGTCGACTACAGCAAGTACCACGACGTGCGGGTCGACAACCAGTTCGCCACCGACACCCTGGTGCCGGACGTCGTCCAGTTCCAGACCCTTCAGGACTTCGACCGCTGGAAGCAGCAGGGCCGCCTGCTGCACTACAAGCCGGCCGGCTTCTCCAAGGTGTACGACGCGTTCAAGGATCCGGAGGCCGCGTGGGTGGCCACCGGCGCGATCGCCTTCAGCTTCATGTACGACACGGCGGCGGTCGGTTCGAGGACGCCGCTCACCCCGCTCGACCTGGTCGACCCGAAGTGGAAGGGCAGGATCGCCTCGTCGTTCCCGCACGACGACGACGCGGTCCTCTATCTCTTCTCCCTGTACGCCCGCACGTACGGCTGGGACTGGGTGGCCGGGTTCGCCGCCCAGGACGTCCGGTTCGCACGGGGCAGCAACTCCCCGGGCGACGCCGTCTTCGGTGGGCAGAAGGCGATCGGCGTCGGCACAGCCGGGTCCGCGGTCAGCACCTCCCCGGTGACCTTCGCGATCGGCGCCGGACACCCGTTCATGGCCTGGGGCCAGCGCATGGCCATCCTGGAGCAGGCGAAGAACTCCACCGCCGCCAAGCTCTTCCTCAACTGGCAGTTGTCGACGGAGATGCAGAACGGTTCCTTCAACGGCTGGTCCGTCCGCACCGACGTCACTCCCCCGGCCGGCCTGAAGCCGATCTGGAAGTACCCCAACGCCAACGTGGACGGCTTCCCCCGCTTCATGGCCGACCGCGCCGGGGTCGAGCGCTGGAAGCAGACCTTCGCCCTCTACTTCGGCGAGGTCAAGGGCGACCCGACGCCCGGCCGGCTCGGCCTGCACCCGGGGGCCTAG